Proteins from a single region of Diaphorobacter limosus:
- the ugpA gene encoding sn-glycerol-3-phosphate ABC transporter permease UgpA: protein MEKRVLFRSAWLPWVLIAPQLAIIGIFFFLPAGQAVLQSFQVEDAFGMSREWVGLENFRQLWDNPDYLGSFQRTALFSVLVAGIGIVVSLALAIFADRIVRFAMVYKTLLIVPYAVAPVIAGVLWVFLFSPSIGVVTYYLGKLGYGWNHLMNENQAMALIVLASVWKQISYNFLFFLAGLQSIPKALIEAASIDGAGPWRRFWNIQLPLLSPTTFFLLVINIVYAFFDTFGIIDAATQGGPGQSTSILVYKVYLDGFKALDLGGSAAQSVVLMAIVVVLTVIQFRYVEKKVQY from the coding sequence ATGGAAAAACGCGTTCTCTTCCGCTCCGCCTGGCTGCCCTGGGTGTTGATCGCCCCGCAGCTGGCCATCATCGGCATCTTCTTCTTTTTGCCCGCGGGCCAGGCCGTGCTGCAGTCCTTCCAGGTGGAGGACGCCTTCGGCATGAGCCGCGAGTGGGTGGGGCTGGAGAACTTCCGCCAACTCTGGGACAACCCGGACTACCTGGGCTCCTTCCAGCGCACGGCGCTGTTTTCGGTGCTGGTGGCGGGCATTGGCATCGTGGTGTCGCTGGCGCTGGCCATCTTCGCCGACCGCATCGTGCGCTTTGCCATGGTCTACAAGACCCTGCTCATCGTGCCCTACGCCGTGGCGCCAGTGATTGCCGGCGTGCTGTGGGTGTTCCTGTTCTCGCCCTCGATCGGCGTGGTGACCTACTACCTGGGCAAGCTGGGCTATGGCTGGAACCACCTGATGAACGAGAACCAGGCCATGGCGCTGATCGTGCTGGCCTCGGTGTGGAAGCAGATCTCGTACAACTTTCTGTTCTTTCTGGCGGGCCTGCAGTCGATACCCAAGGCCCTGATCGAGGCCGCCTCCATCGACGGCGCCGGCCCCTGGCGGCGCTTCTGGAACATCCAGCTGCCGCTGTTGTCGCCCACCACCTTCTTCCTGCTGGTGATCAACATCGTCTACGCCTTTTTCGACACCTTCGGCATCATCGACGCCGCCACCCAGGGCGGGCCGGGGCAGTCCACCTCCATCCTGGTCTACAAGGTCTATCTGGACGGCTTCAAGGCGCTGGATCTGGGCGGCTCGGCCGCGCAGTCGGTGGTGCTGATGGCCATCGTCGTGGTGCTGACGGTGATCCAGTTCCGCTACGTGGAAAAGAAAGTGCAGTACTGA
- the ugpB gene encoding sn-glycerol-3-phosphate ABC transporter substrate-binding protein UgpB — protein MQFKQLALAASLLATGLAAQAQTEIQWWHSMTAVNNEWVNDLARDFNASQKDYKVVPTFKGSYDESMTAAIAAFRSGNAPHILQVFEVGTATMMASKGATVPVAKVMKDAGADFNPAGYIPAVAAYYTAPDGQMLSFPFNSSTTIFYYNKDAFKKAGLNADKAPATWPEVFEAAKKLKASGHSCPMTLAWNGWTQLESFSAWHNVEFATERNGLSANGYKARMKINSPLHVRHIDNLAQAAKAGEYVYKGRGSAAQASFTAGECAMIQTSSGYYGDVAKNAKFNYGLAPMPYYPDVKGAPQNTVIGGASLWVMSGKKASEYKGVAKFFEFLSQTKVQAASHQRTGYLPITMAAFELTDKSGFYQKNPGTDVAVNQMIRKVTDNSRGIRLGNYVQIRTIEDEELEQVWSGKKTAKEALDAIVSRGNELLARFEKSYKK, from the coding sequence ATGCAGTTCAAGCAACTGGCCCTGGCCGCGTCCCTGCTCGCCACCGGCCTGGCCGCGCAGGCCCAGACCGAGATCCAGTGGTGGCATTCCATGACCGCCGTGAACAACGAGTGGGTCAACGACCTGGCCCGGGACTTCAACGCCAGCCAGAAGGACTACAAGGTGGTGCCCACCTTCAAGGGCAGTTATGACGAGAGCATGACCGCCGCCATTGCCGCCTTCCGCTCGGGCAATGCGCCGCATATCCTGCAGGTGTTCGAGGTGGGCACGGCCACCATGATGGCCAGCAAGGGCGCCACCGTGCCCGTGGCCAAGGTAATGAAGGACGCCGGCGCGGACTTCAACCCGGCCGGCTACATCCCGGCCGTGGCCGCCTATTACACGGCGCCCGACGGGCAGATGCTGAGCTTTCCGTTCAACAGCTCGACCACCATCTTTTATTACAACAAGGACGCCTTCAAGAAGGCCGGCCTGAACGCCGACAAGGCCCCCGCCACCTGGCCCGAGGTGTTCGAGGCCGCCAAGAAGCTCAAGGCCAGCGGCCACAGCTGCCCCATGACGCTGGCCTGGAACGGCTGGACCCAGCTCGAATCCTTCTCCGCCTGGCACAACGTGGAATTTGCCACCGAGAGGAACGGCCTGTCGGCCAACGGCTACAAGGCCCGCATGAAGATCAACTCGCCGTTGCATGTGCGCCATATCGACAACCTGGCGCAGGCCGCCAAGGCCGGCGAGTATGTCTACAAGGGCCGTGGCTCGGCGGCCCAGGCATCCTTCACGGCCGGCGAATGCGCCATGATCCAGACGTCCTCGGGCTACTACGGCGACGTGGCCAAGAACGCCAAGTTCAACTACGGCCTGGCCCCCATGCCCTACTACCCCGATGTCAAGGGCGCGCCGCAGAACACCGTCATCGGCGGCGCCTCGCTGTGGGTCATGTCGGGCAAGAAGGCCTCTGAATACAAGGGCGTGGCCAAGTTCTTCGAATTCCTGTCGCAGACCAAGGTACAGGCCGCCAGCCACCAGCGCACCGGCTACCTGCCGATCACCATGGCGGCGTTCGAGCTGACCGACAAGTCCGGCTTCTACCAAAAGAACCCCGGCACCGACGTGGCCGTGAACCAGATGATCCGCAAGGTGACCGACAACTCGCGCGGCATACGCCTGGGCAACTATGTGCAGATCCGCACCATCGAGGACGAGGAACTGGAGCAGGTCTGGTCCGGCAAGAAGACCGCCAAGGAGGCGCTGGACGCCATCGTCAGCCGTGGCAACGAGCTGCTGGCGCGCTTTGAGAAGTCGTACAAGAAGTAA
- the serA gene encoding phosphoglycerate dehydrogenase: MPKTSLDKSKIKFLLLEGVHESAVQVLRAAGYSQIELLPGALEGEELRKKIADVHFIGIRSRTQLTAEVLAQAHKLVAIGCFCIGTNQVDLDAARERGIAVFNAPYSNTRSVAELVLAEAILLLRGVPEKNAVAHRGGWLKSADNAFEARGKILGIVGYGAIGSQLSVLAESLGMQVIFHDVVNKLPLGNARQAAGLADLLGRADIVSLHVPELPSTQWMMGAAQIAAMKPGAILINASRGTVVEIEPLAQALKDKKLLGAAVDVFPVEPRSNKDEFQSPLRGLDNVIITPHVGGSTQEAQANIGLEVAEKLVRYSDNGTSTTSVNFPEVALPAHPGKHRILHIHRNQPGVLSAINQVFAQLHINIAAQYLQTSDKLGYVVIDLDAASSVQALEKLAQVDGTLRCRVLF, from the coding sequence ATGCCCAAGACCTCCCTGGATAAAAGCAAGATCAAGTTTCTGCTGCTCGAAGGCGTGCACGAGAGTGCCGTGCAGGTGCTGCGCGCCGCCGGCTACAGCCAGATCGAGCTGCTGCCCGGCGCGCTGGAGGGCGAAGAGCTGCGCAAGAAGATCGCCGACGTGCACTTCATCGGCATACGCTCGCGCACGCAGCTCACGGCCGAGGTGCTGGCGCAGGCGCACAAGCTGGTGGCCATTGGCTGCTTCTGCATAGGCACCAACCAGGTCGATCTGGACGCGGCGCGCGAGCGCGGCATTGCGGTGTTCAACGCGCCGTATTCCAACACCCGATCGGTGGCCGAGCTGGTGCTGGCCGAGGCCATCCTGCTGCTGCGCGGCGTACCCGAGAAGAACGCCGTGGCGCACCGCGGCGGCTGGCTCAAGAGCGCCGACAACGCCTTCGAGGCGCGCGGCAAGATCCTGGGTATCGTCGGCTACGGCGCCATCGGCTCGCAGCTGTCGGTGCTGGCCGAGAGCCTGGGCATGCAGGTCATCTTTCACGACGTGGTGAACAAGCTGCCGCTGGGCAATGCGCGCCAGGCGGCGGGCCTTGCCGATCTGCTCGGGCGCGCCGACATCGTCAGCCTGCATGTGCCCGAGCTGCCCTCCACGCAGTGGATGATGGGCGCGGCGCAGATCGCGGCCATGAAGCCCGGCGCCATCCTCATCAACGCCTCGCGCGGCACGGTGGTCGAGATAGAGCCGCTGGCCCAGGCGCTCAAGGACAAGAAGCTGCTGGGCGCGGCGGTGGACGTGTTCCCGGTCGAGCCCAGGAGCAACAAGGACGAGTTCCAGTCGCCGCTGCGCGGGCTGGATAACGTCATCATCACGCCCCATGTGGGCGGCTCCACGCAGGAGGCGCAGGCCAACATCGGCCTGGAGGTGGCGGAAAAGCTCGTCCGCTACAGCGACAACGGCACCAGCACCACATCGGTCAACTTTCCCGAGGTGGCGCTGCCCGCGCACCCGGGCAAGCACCGCATCCTGCACATCCACCGCAACCAGCCGGGCGTGCTGTCGGCCATCAACCAGGTGTTTGCACAGCTGCACATCAACATCGCCGCGCAGTACCTGCAGACCAGCGACAAGCTGGGCTATGTGGTGATCGACCTGGACGCGGCCTCGTCCGTGCAGGCGCTGGAAAAGCTGGCCCAGGTGGATGGCACGCTGCGTTGCCGCGTGCTGTTCTGA
- a CDS encoding FAD/FMN-binding oxidoreductase, translated as MNAPIAHAALLAAGTEPVRLREIPYNYTSFSDREIVIRLLGAEAWGVLDQLRRERRTGRSARMLYEVLGDIWAVQRNPYLQDDLIANPQRRKMLVDAMQHRMGEIEKRRTPQEDAGRDRRVGLLVQAANRAITEFDATLVEVTALRKSVAKRLGRHTARDNIKFDGLSRVSHVTDATDWRVEFPFVVLTPDTEAEMAALVAACIALELTIIPRGGGTGYTGGAIPLTWRSAVINTEKLEAMSEVEMRKLPGLDTEVATVWSEAGVVTQRVADAAERGGYVFAVDPTSIEASCIGGNIAMNAGGKKAVLWGTALDNLASWRMVTPDAQWLEVTRINHNLGKIHDVEVASFELAYFEADGKTAIRTERLDIPGKTFRKEGLGKDVTDKFLSGLPGVQKEGTDGLITSARWIVHRMPAHTRTVCLEFFGSAKLAVPSIVEIKDFMFAEQKRSGVLLAGLEHLDDRYLKAVGYATKSKKGGGKLPKMVLIGDIVGDDQDAVARAAAEVVRIANSRDGEGFTAVSSEARKKFWLDRKRTAAISKHTNAFKINEDVVIPLPRMAEYTDGIERINIELSLRNKLALCDALRDFLARGDLPLSQQGDAQGIGADVMLGDRVAQAQALVAEVRALWQGWLDGVEALFPQLQDHSLRASWKSQLQKPLAEIFTGAAFEPIVKETIAIHQRVLKGRVWVALHMHAGDGNVHTNIPVNSDDYEMLQTAHQAVARIMQLARSLDGVISGEHGIGITKLEFLTPEELAPFAEYKRRVDPEGRFNWGKLLRNQELLAQYPQGQSADIAQKRSRTSLRYADLTNAYTPSFGLMGYESLIMQQSDIGAIVASVKDCLRCGKCKPVCATHVPRANLLYSPRNKILATSLLAEAFLYEEQTRRGVSSHHWQEFEDVADHCTICHKCFNPCPVKIDFGDVTMAMRNLLVKMDKKSWRPGNKLAMAMLNATSPTTINVLRAGMVNVGFPAQRLAVDVMKAVAKPQTARPPATVGTAPIKEQVIHFVNKKLPGGLPTKTARALLDIQDKDYVPIIRNPQTSADSEAVFYFPGCGSERLFSQVGLATQAMLWHAGVQTVLPPGYLCCGYPQRGNGLQDKAEKMITDNRVLFHRVATTLNYLDIKTVVVSCGTCYDQLQGYEFDKIFPGSRIVDIHEYLLEKGITLGNSLSADAVGGSQKGRAYLYHEPCHNPMKQGDSMATVRALVGDKVLKSERCCGESGTLGVSRPDISTQVRFRKTEEIRKGEAALRSSGAVGAQDNVKILTSCPSCLQGISRYENDLSTGLLEADYIVIEMAKQILGENWLPEYVARANAGGIERVLV; from the coding sequence ATGAATGCACCGATAGCGCACGCAGCGCTGCTGGCGGCTGGCACAGAGCCCGTGCGCCTGCGCGAGATTCCGTACAACTACACCAGTTTTTCCGATCGCGAGATTGTCATCCGCCTGCTCGGTGCCGAGGCCTGGGGCGTGCTCGACCAGCTGCGCCGCGAGCGCCGCACTGGCCGCTCGGCGCGCATGCTCTACGAGGTGCTGGGCGATATCTGGGCGGTGCAGCGCAACCCCTACCTGCAGGACGACCTGATCGCCAACCCTCAGCGTCGCAAGATGCTGGTGGACGCCATGCAGCACCGCATGGGCGAGATCGAAAAACGCCGTACGCCACAGGAGGATGCCGGGCGCGACCGCCGCGTCGGCCTGCTGGTGCAGGCGGCGAACCGCGCCATCACCGAGTTCGACGCCACGCTGGTCGAGGTGACGGCCCTGCGCAAGAGCGTGGCAAAGCGCCTGGGCAGGCACACGGCGCGCGACAACATCAAGTTCGATGGCCTCTCGCGCGTGAGCCATGTGACCGACGCGACCGACTGGCGCGTGGAGTTCCCCTTCGTCGTGCTCACGCCCGACACCGAGGCCGAGATGGCCGCCCTGGTGGCCGCCTGCATAGCGCTGGAGCTGACCATCATCCCGCGCGGCGGCGGCACCGGCTACACCGGCGGCGCCATTCCGCTGACCTGGCGCAGCGCCGTCATCAACACCGAAAAGCTCGAAGCCATGAGCGAGGTGGAGATGCGCAAGCTCCCCGGGCTGGACACGGAAGTCGCCACGGTCTGGAGCGAGGCCGGCGTGGTCACGCAGCGCGTGGCCGATGCGGCCGAACGCGGCGGCTATGTGTTCGCCGTCGATCCCACGTCCATCGAGGCATCGTGCATAGGCGGCAACATCGCCATGAACGCCGGCGGCAAAAAGGCCGTGCTCTGGGGCACGGCGCTGGACAACCTGGCGAGCTGGCGCATGGTCACGCCGGATGCACAGTGGCTCGAAGTCACGCGCATCAATCACAACCTGGGCAAGATCCACGACGTGGAGGTTGCCAGCTTTGAATTGGCCTACTTTGAGGCCGACGGCAAGACTGCCATCCGCACCGAGCGCCTGGACATCCCGGGCAAGACCTTTCGCAAGGAGGGCCTGGGCAAGGACGTGACGGACAAGTTCCTCAGCGGCCTGCCGGGTGTGCAGAAAGAGGGCACGGACGGCCTGATCACCAGCGCGCGCTGGATCGTGCACCGCATGCCGGCGCACACGCGCACCGTGTGCCTGGAGTTCTTCGGCTCGGCCAAGCTGGCCGTGCCCAGCATCGTCGAGATCAAGGACTTCATGTTTGCCGAGCAAAAGCGCAGCGGTGTCTTGCTGGCGGGGCTTGAGCATCTGGACGACCGCTACTTGAAGGCCGTGGGCTACGCGACGAAATCCAAGAAGGGCGGCGGCAAGCTGCCGAAGATGGTGTTGATCGGCGACATCGTCGGTGACGACCAGGACGCCGTGGCGCGCGCGGCCGCCGAGGTGGTGCGCATCGCCAACTCGCGCGACGGCGAGGGTTTCACGGCCGTGAGCAGCGAGGCGCGCAAGAAGTTCTGGCTCGATCGCAAGCGCACGGCGGCGATCTCCAAGCACACCAACGCCTTCAAGATCAACGAGGACGTGGTCATTCCGCTGCCGCGCATGGCCGAGTACACCGACGGCATTGAGCGCATCAACATCGAACTCAGCTTGCGCAACAAGCTGGCGCTGTGCGACGCGCTGCGGGACTTCCTGGCCCGCGGCGACCTGCCCTTGAGCCAGCAGGGCGACGCCCAGGGCATTGGCGCCGACGTCATGCTGGGCGACCGCGTGGCCCAGGCGCAAGCGCTGGTGGCCGAGGTGCGCGCGCTCTGGCAGGGCTGGCTCGATGGTGTCGAGGCGCTGTTCCCGCAGCTGCAGGACCATTCCTTGCGCGCCAGCTGGAAGAGCCAGCTGCAAAAGCCGCTGGCCGAGATCTTCACCGGCGCCGCCTTCGAGCCCATCGTCAAAGAGACCATCGCCATCCACCAGCGCGTGCTCAAGGGCCGCGTCTGGGTGGCGCTGCACATGCATGCCGGCGACGGTAATGTGCACACCAACATACCGGTCAACAGCGACGACTACGAGATGCTGCAGACCGCGCACCAGGCCGTGGCGCGCATCATGCAGCTGGCGCGCAGCCTGGATGGCGTGATCTCTGGCGAGCATGGCATAGGCATCACGAAACTGGAGTTCCTCACGCCGGAGGAGCTGGCGCCGTTTGCCGAGTACAAGCGCCGCGTCGACCCCGAAGGGCGCTTCAACTGGGGCAAATTGCTACGTAATCAGGAGCTGCTTGCGCAATACCCACAAGGGCAAAGCGCCGATATTGCCCAAAAACGCTCGCGCACCTCGCTGCGCTACGCCGACCTGACCAACGCCTATACGCCCAGCTTTGGCCTGATGGGCTACGAGTCGCTGATCATGCAGCAGAGCGACATTGGCGCCATCGTCGCCAGCGTCAAGGACTGCCTGCGCTGCGGCAAGTGCAAGCCGGTGTGCGCCACCCATGTGCCGCGCGCCAACCTGCTCTACAGCCCGCGCAACAAGATCCTGGCCACCTCGCTGCTGGCCGAGGCGTTTTTGTACGAGGAGCAGACCAGGCGCGGCGTCTCCAGCCACCACTGGCAGGAGTTTGAAGATGTGGCCGACCACTGCACCATCTGCCACAAGTGCTTCAACCCCTGCCCGGTGAAGATCGACTTTGGCGACGTCACCATGGCCATGCGCAACCTGCTGGTGAAGATGGACAAAAAGAGCTGGCGCCCGGGCAACAAGCTGGCCATGGCCATGCTCAACGCCACCAGCCCGACGACCATCAACGTGCTGCGCGCCGGCATGGTGAACGTCGGCTTTCCGGCGCAGCGCCTGGCCGTCGACGTGATGAAGGCCGTCGCCAAGCCCCAGACCGCGCGCCCGCCGGCCACGGTGGGCACGGCGCCGATCAAGGAGCAGGTGATCCACTTCGTCAACAAGAAGCTGCCCGGCGGCCTGCCGACCAAGACGGCGCGCGCGCTGCTGGACATCCAGGACAAGGACTACGTCCCCATCATCCGCAACCCGCAGACCAGCGCCGACAGCGAGGCGGTGTTCTACTTCCCCGGTTGCGGGTCGGAAAGATTGTTCAGCCAGGTCGGCCTGGCGACGCAGGCAATGCTCTGGCACGCCGGCGTGCAAACGGTGCTGCCACCCGGTTACCTGTGCTGCGGCTACCCGCAGCGCGGCAACGGCCTGCAGGACAAGGCCGAGAAGATGATCACCGACAACCGCGTGCTGTTCCACCGCGTGGCCACCACGCTGAACTACCTGGACATCAAGACCGTGGTCGTGTCGTGTGGCACCTGCTACGACCAGCTGCAGGGCTACGAATTCGACAAAATCTTCCCCGGCAGCCGCATCGTCGACATCCACGAATACCTGCTGGAAAAGGGAATTACCTTAGGTAATTCCCTTTCGGCGGACGCCGTAGGCGGTAGCCAAAAGGGCAGGGCATACCTGTACCACGAGCCCTGCCACAACCCGATGAAGCAGGGCGATTCCATGGCCACCGTGCGTGCGCTGGTGGGCGACAAGGTGCTCAAGAGCGAGCGCTGCTGCGGCGAATCGGGCACGCTGGGCGTCTCGCGCCCCGACATCTCGACCCAGGTGCGCTTCAGAAAGACCGAAGAAATCAGGAAGGGCGAGGCCGCCTTGCGCAGCAGCGGTGCGGTGGGCGCGCAGGACAACGTGAAGATCCTGACCAGCTGCCCCAGCTGCCTGCAGGGCATCTCGCGCTACGAGAATGACCTGTCCACGGGCCTGCTGGAAGCCGACTACATCGTCATCGAGATGGCCAAACAAATCCTGGGCGAAAACTGGCTGCCCGAGTACGTGGCGCGGGCCAACGCCGGCGGCATTGAGCGGGTTCTTGTATGA
- a CDS encoding HIT family protein → MSCVLCDSDGGQLVWRGDKLRVIRADEAGFPAFYRVIWNTHVAEFSDLSAAERAHCMQAVALVEQTLREQLQPTKINLAALGNVVPHLHWHVIARFDWDSHFPAPVWAGAQRAREAAREDELRLRQVALEAAMRARLGAWTGTRSDD, encoded by the coding sequence ATGAGTTGCGTGCTGTGCGACAGCGACGGCGGCCAGCTCGTCTGGCGCGGCGACAAGCTGCGCGTGATCCGCGCCGACGAGGCCGGCTTTCCGGCCTTCTACCGTGTGATCTGGAACACGCATGTGGCCGAGTTTTCCGACCTGAGCGCGGCCGAGCGCGCGCACTGCATGCAGGCCGTGGCCCTGGTCGAGCAGACCCTGCGCGAGCAACTGCAGCCCACCAAGATCAACCTGGCGGCGCTGGGCAACGTCGTGCCGCACCTGCACTGGCATGTGATCGCGCGCTTTGACTGGGACAGCCACTTTCCCGCGCCGGTGTGGGCCGGCGCCCAGCGCGCGCGCGAAGCGGCGCGCGAGGATGAGCTGCGCCTGCGCCAGGTGGCACTGGAGGCGGCAATGCGTGCGCGGCTTGGCGCCTGGACCGGCACGCGCTCCGACGATTGA
- a CDS encoding DUF971 domain-containing protein, translating to MAGLTPSTPTPESITLHEKSRALELAFSDGARFRIPLELLRVCSPSAEVMGHGPGQEVLQTGKHDVTLVDLQPVGNYAIQPSFSDGHNSGIYTWAYLYELGRDQDALWQRYLQRLRDAGLDRDAPMAPKGQKSGCSSH from the coding sequence ATGGCCGGCCTGACCCCCAGCACCCCCACTCCCGAATCCATCACCCTGCACGAAAAATCGCGTGCACTGGAGCTGGCCTTCTCCGATGGCGCGCGGTTTCGCATTCCGCTGGAGCTGCTGCGGGTGTGCTCGCCCTCCGCCGAGGTTATGGGCCATGGCCCGGGCCAGGAGGTGCTGCAGACCGGCAAGCACGACGTGACGCTGGTGGACTTGCAGCCCGTGGGCAACTACGCCATACAGCCGAGCTTCTCCGACGGGCACAACAGCGGCATCTACACCTGGGCCTATCTGTATGAGCTGGGGCGCGATCAGGATGCGCTTTGGCAGCGCTACCTGCAGCGCCTGCGGGACGCGGGACTGGATAGGGATGCGCCGATGGCGCCAAAGGGGCAGAAATCGGGTTGCTCCAGCCATTGA
- the ubiE gene encoding bifunctional demethylmenaquinone methyltransferase/2-methoxy-6-polyprenyl-1,4-benzoquinol methylase UbiE yields MSTTHFGFETVDEKDKARHVRGVFDSVAPRYDLMNDLMSAGLHRAWKAYTVMVANLREGDQVLDIAGGTGDLSLAFSRKVGSTGTVVHTDINEAMLNVGRDRLINLGVVLPTLVCDAEALPFPDNHFDLVSVAFGLRNMTHKDEALKEMCRVLKPRGRLLVLEFSKVAQPLAKAYDWYSFQVLPRLGKLVAGDDSSYRYLAESIRMHPGQDELKALMQQSGFGHVDYHNMTGGIAALHVGIKC; encoded by the coding sequence ATGAGTACCACGCATTTCGGATTTGAAACGGTTGACGAGAAAGACAAGGCGCGCCATGTGCGCGGCGTGTTCGACTCGGTCGCGCCCAGGTACGACCTGATGAACGACCTGATGTCCGCCGGCCTGCACCGCGCCTGGAAGGCCTACACGGTGATGGTCGCCAACCTGCGCGAGGGCGATCAGGTGCTGGACATCGCGGGCGGCACGGGCGACCTGTCGCTGGCGTTTTCCAGGAAGGTCGGCAGCACGGGCACAGTGGTGCACACCGACATCAACGAGGCCATGCTGAACGTGGGGCGCGACCGCCTCATCAACCTCGGCGTGGTGCTGCCCACGCTGGTCTGCGACGCCGAGGCCCTGCCGTTCCCGGACAACCATTTCGACCTGGTCAGCGTGGCCTTTGGCCTGCGCAACATGACGCACAAGGATGAGGCGCTCAAGGAAATGTGCCGCGTGCTGAAACCCCGCGGGCGCCTGCTGGTGCTGGAGTTTTCCAAGGTGGCCCAGCCTTTGGCCAAGGCCTACGACTGGTACTCCTTCCAGGTGCTGCCGCGCCTGGGCAAGCTGGTGGCGGGCGATGACTCCAGCTACCGCTATCTGGCCGAGTCGATCCGCATGCACCCGGGCCAGGATGAGCTCAAGGCCCTGATGCAACAAAGTGGCTTTGGCCATGTGGATTATCACAACATGACCGGGGGTATTGCCGCGTTGCATGTCGGAATTAAATGCTGA
- a CDS encoding Tim44-like domain-containing protein, whose amino-acid sequence MKLWSVILVAMLSVVHLDADARRMGGGKSIGKQSSNVTQREAAPPAAPAAPMQQNAANSAAPKPAAAPNAAAAAPKKPWGAMLGGLAAGLGLAWLANSLGLGAAFGNFLLIALLALVVMVVIGMVMRARKPAASQAASSPFAFQGAGAPAPVDVQMPRQYNPEKVGNDASARPWEQFSASPQQGGGSMIGSALAGSQNWGVPADFDAEGFLAAAKRNFTTLQAAWDRSDIATLRSMMTDGMLDEIRAQLAEREAQRAGEHPNHTEVVILEAQLLGIEDLGDAYMASVEFSGMIREEPSAGPSPFREVWNMTKPKSGTSGWLVAGLQALQ is encoded by the coding sequence ATGAAATTGTGGTCCGTCATCCTGGTCGCCATGCTGTCGGTCGTGCACCTGGATGCCGACGCGCGCCGCATGGGCGGTGGCAAGTCCATCGGCAAGCAGTCCAGCAATGTGACGCAGCGCGAGGCCGCGCCTCCCGCCGCGCCTGCCGCCCCCATGCAGCAAAACGCCGCCAATAGCGCGGCGCCCAAGCCGGCGGCCGCGCCCAACGCCGCTGCCGCGGCACCCAAGAAGCCCTGGGGCGCCATGCTGGGCGGCCTGGCCGCGGGCTTGGGCCTGGCCTGGCTCGCCAACTCGCTGGGCCTGGGGGCGGCCTTTGGCAACTTCCTGCTGATCGCCCTGCTGGCGCTGGTGGTCATGGTTGTGATCGGCATGGTGATGCGTGCGCGCAAGCCCGCAGCCAGCCAGGCCGCCAGCTCGCCCTTTGCCTTCCAGGGCGCGGGCGCACCAGCACCTGTCGACGTGCAGATGCCGCGCCAGTACAACCCCGAGAAGGTCGGCAACGACGCCTCGGCGCGTCCCTGGGAGCAGTTCTCGGCCAGCCCGCAGCAGGGCGGCGGCAGCATGATCGGTTCGGCCCTGGCGGGTTCGCAGAACTGGGGCGTGCCGGCCGACTTTGATGCCGAGGGTTTCCTGGCTGCGGCCAAGCGCAACTTCACCACGCTGCAGGCCGCCTGGGACAGGTCGGACATCGCCACGCTGCGCTCCATGATGACCGACGGCATGCTCGACGAGATCCGTGCCCAGCTCGCCGAGCGCGAGGCACAGCGCGCTGGCGAGCACCCGAACCACACCGAAGTGGTGATCCTGGAGGCGCAGCTGCTGGGCATCGAGGATCTGGGCGATGCCTACATGGCCAGCGTGGAGTTCTCCGGCATGATCCGCGAGGAGCCCTCGGCTGGCCCCAGCCCGTTTCGCGAGGTCTGGAACATGACCAAGCCCAAGAGCGGCACCAGCGGCTGGCTGGTGGCGGGCCTGCAGGCCTTGCAATAA